The Armatimonadota bacterium DNA segment GATTGTCTCCATGCTTCGGAACAGCCGATGCCTGATAGCCGTGTCGGAAAGATGGAGGCAGTTTTATCTGGACATTTCCGGGCTACCCCCCGAACGGGTCGTTGTATTGCCCAATCCGATTAGCGTGCCGGAGACATATCCCAGTCGGCGTGACAGAAGCGCGGTGACCTTCCTCTTTCTGGGCAGGATGGAAAACAGGAAGGGACCGCTTCGTGCGGTGCAGGCGTTACATGCATTGCCGGACGCGCTGCGACAGCGAGCCCACCTGGTGCTGGCGGGAGATGGAGACGTAGAAGGCGTACGCCGCGAGGTGAGCAGGCTGGGGCTGGAGAGACAGGTGACCGTGATGAACTGGGTGAGCGCGGAGCAGCGGAACACTCTGCTTGCCAGCGCCGATGCGTTTGTGCTCCCCTCTTTGAACGAAGGCTTGCCCATGGGCGTTCTGGAAGCGATGAGCTGGGGGCTGCCGATCATCGCATCGCCTGTGGGGGGCATACCGGAAGTAGTGCAAGACGGCTATAACGGTTTTCTCGTACCGCCGACAGACATTCCTGCACTGGCCAGCGCCATGCAGAAGCTGGTGGAAGACGAACCCCTGCGCCTGCAGATGGGTGCCAATGCCCGCGCCAGCGTGGAGCATCTGGACATCCGCCTCTACTGGCAAAAGCTTCAGCATATCTACCAGTCCGTGATGCCGGAGAGCAAGAGGTGAGCACACTCAAAAAACTTTCAGCGGCACTGAAGAACCTGTCCGCAGGCGACTGGCTGTTGAGGCGGAACCCGCTGTTCTATCCCGCGGCGCTTCGCCTGTTGCATCGTCTAGAAAGCGCTCCGTTAGAAGAGCGAAAGAGGTTCACACAGGAACGCTTGAAGAAGGTGTTGCGAGCCGCCTCCCGTACACGCTACGGCAGACAAACAGGGGCGGGCGAAAACATCCTGGACTGGCCTCTTCTGGAAAAGTCTCAG contains these protein-coding regions:
- a CDS encoding polysaccharide biosynthesis protein, with amino-acid sequence MNTPDRRPIEVILLGPALDVRGGVSSVERLILAHAPEEVHIRHIATMRDGGMLRKLVVFIVAIVRLKWLLLTQRVDLIHIHFASRASTWRKSLLALVARWFRKPYILHAHGAEFHEFYPKQPRVLQQWIVSMLRNSRCLIAVSERWRQFYLDISGLPPERVVVLPNPISVPETYPSRRDRSAVTFLFLGRMENRKGPLRAVQALHALPDALRQRAHLVLAGDGDVEGVRREVSRLGLERQVTVMNWVSAEQRNTLLASADAFVLPSLNEGLPMGVLEAMSWGLPIIASPVGGIPEVVQDGYNGFLVPPTDIPALASAMQKLVEDEPLRLQMGANARASVEHLDIRLYWQKLQHIYQSVMPESKR